A genomic region of Conger conger chromosome 6, fConCon1.1, whole genome shotgun sequence contains the following coding sequences:
- the LOC133130765 gene encoding short transient receptor potential channel 3-like — protein MREKGRRQAVRGPAFMFNERGSNLTAEEERFLDAAEYGNIPVVRRTLDDSPTLNVNCVDYMGQNALQLAVGNEHLEVTELLLKKDNLARVGDALLLGISKGYVRIVEAILNHPSFLAGERLTQSPCQLRDDDFYSYDEDGTRFSPDITPVILAAHCQRYEVVHMLLSRGARIERPHDYFCKCSDCTDKQRRDSFSHSRSRINAYRGLASPAYLSLSSEDPVLTALELSNELAKLANIEKEFKNDYRKLSMQCKDFVVGVLDLCRDSEEVEAILNGDVSVELQQGHTHRALLSRVKLAIKYEVKKFVAHPNCQQQLLTIWYENLLGLREQAVMVKCLVVLVVALGLPLLAVGYWVAPCSKLGRILRSPFMKFVAHAASFIIFLCLLVFNASDRFEGINTLPNVTVTDYPMQIFRVKTTRFSWTEILIMVWVAGMMWSECKELWTEGPREYMLQLWNVLDFGMLSIFIAAFTARFLAFLQATKAQRYVDEKIHASELSLVTLPPDIEYFTYARDKWLPSDPQLISEGLYAIAVVLSFLRIAYILPANESFGPLQISLGRTVKDIFKFMVLFIMVFLAFMIGMFILYSYYLGAKVNPAFTTVEESFKTLFWSIFGLSEVSSVVLKYDHKFIENIGYVLYGIYNVTMVVVLLNMLIAMINSSYQEIEDDADVEWKFARSKLWLSYFDNGKTLPPPYSVVPSPKSFFQCLRSLVGLLRCRKPRLRKDLELGTDSSKSKQIMKRLIKRYVLKAQVDKENDEVNEGELKEIKQDISSLRYELLEDKSQATEELSQLIQKLGDKLRATATRCQ, from the exons ATGCGTGAGAAGGGGCGTCGGCAGGCTGTGCGCGGCCCAGCGTTCATGTTTAACGAGCGCGGCTCGAACCTGACGGCCGAGGAGGAGCGCTTCCTGGACGCGGCCGAGTACGGGAACATCCCAGTGGTGCGGCGGACGCTCGACGACTCGCCCACGCTCAATGTCAACTGCGTGGACTACATGGgccagaatgcactgcagctGGCCGTGGGCAACGAGCACCTGGAGGTGACCGAGCTGCTGCTGAAGAAAGACAACCTGGCGCGGGTCGGGGATGCCCTTCTCCTGGGCATCAGCAAGGGCTACGTGCGCATCGTGGAGGCCATTTTGAACCACCCGTCCTTCCTCGCTGGAGAGAGGCTCACTCAGAGCCCCTGCCAGCTGCGAGACGACGACTTCTACTCGTACGACGAGGACGGCACGCGCTTCTCGCCCGACATCACGCCTGTGATCCTCGCTGCGCACTGCCAGCGCTACGAGGTGGTGCACATGCTGCTCAGCCGTGGAGCACGGATCGAGCGACCGCACGACTACTTCTGCAAGTGCAGCGACTGCACGGACAAACAGCGCAGAGACTCCTTCAGCCACTCCCGCTCGCGCATCAACGCGTACCGCGGCCTGGCCAGCCCCGCCTACCTCTCCCTGTCCAGCGAAGACCCTGTCCTCACCGCCCTGGAGCTCAGCAACGAGCTCGCCAAACTCGCCAACATCGAGAAGGAGTTCAAG AACGACTACCGCAAGCTGTCGATGCAGTGTAAGGACTTTGTGGTGGGAGTGCTGGACCTGTGTCGGGACTCTGAGGAGGTGGAggccattttgaatggagatgtGAGCGTGGAGCTGCAGCAGGGCCATACCCACAGGGCCCTCCTTAGCCGCGTCAAGCTCGCCATCAAGTACGAGGTcaaaaag TTTGTCGCTCACCCAAACTGCCAGCAGCAGCTCCTGACCATCTGGTATGAGAACCTGCTGGGTCTGCGGGAGCAGGCTGTGATGGTGAAGTGtctggtggtgctggtggtggcTCTGGGGCTGCCCCTGCTGGCTGTGGGCTACTGGGTCGCCCCCTGCAGTAAG CTGGGGAGGATCCTGCGGAGCCCCTTCATGAAGTTTGTGGCCCACGCCGCCTCCTTCATCAtcttcctctgcctcctggTGTTCAACGCCTCGGACCGCTTCGAGGGCATCAACACCCTGCCCAATGTGACGGTCACAGACTACCCCATGCAGATCTTCCGGGTCAAGACCACACGCTTCAGCTGGACAGAGATCCTCATCATGGTGTGGGTCGCAG GGATGATGTGGTCAGAGTGTAAGGAGCTGTGGACAGAGGGCCCCAGGGAGTACATGCTGCAGCTGTGGAACGTTCTGGACTTCGGGATGCTCTCCATCTTCATCGCTGCCTTCACCGCACGCTTCCTGGCTTTCCTCCAGGCCACCAAGGCCCAGCGCTACGTGGACGAGAAGATCCACGCCAGCGAACTCTCCCTGGTCACCCTCCCCCCAGACATAGAGTATTTCACCTATG CGAGGGATAAGTGGCTTCCCTCGGACCCCCAACTGATCTCGGAGGGTCTGTACGCCATCGCCGTGGTGCTGAGCTTCTTGCGCATCGCCTACATCCTGCCAGCCAACGAGAGCTTCGGCCCGCTGCAGATCTCCTTGGGCCGAACCGTCAAGGACATCTTCAAGTTCATGGTGCTCTTCATCATGGTCTTCCTGGCCTTCATGATTGGCATGTTCATCCTGTACTCCTACTACCTGGGAGCCAAGGTCAACCCGGCCTTCACCAC GGTTGAGGAGAGTTTTAAGACACTTTTCTGGTCGATATTCGGGCTGTCCGAAGTGTCCTCGGTGGTGCTGAAGTACGACCACAAGTTCATCGAGAACATCGGCTACGTGCTGTATGGGATTTATAACGTCACAATGGTGGTGGTGCTGCTGAACATGCTCATCGCCATGATCAACAGCTCCTACCAGGAGATCGAG GACGACGCGGATGTAGAGTGGAAGTTTGCTCGTTCCAAGCTGTGGCTGTCGTATTTCGACAACGGGAAGACCCTGCCGCCCCCCTACAGCGTGGTCCCAAGCCCCAAATCCTTCTTCCAATGCCTGAGGAGCCTGGTCGGACTGCTCCGCTGCAGGAAGCCCAGGCTTCGGAAGGACCTGGAGCTCGGAACCGACAGCTCCAAGTCCAAG CAAATAATGAAGAGACTCATCAAGCGCTATGTACTGAAAGCACAGGTCGACAAAGAAAATGATGAAGTCAATGAAG GGGAACTTAAGGAAATCAAACAGGACATATCGAGCCTTCGCTATGAACTCCTG